In a genomic window of Virgibacillus sp. SK37:
- the gpr gene encoding GPR endopeptidase, with protein sequence MNNKSIPQVRTDLAVEARDMYVEKEKKQSNQSEIKGVTIKERTQEDINISYVEIDETGAEMIGKKPGTYVTIYADGVKRQDTARQESAAKVVAKELEQLINKNNIPSTGKGLIVGLGNWNVTPDALGPMTMEKVLVTSHLFELEHESVSDGYRSVAAVTPGVMGVTGIETSNIIFGIVEKFKPDFVIAVDALASRSIERVNETIQLSDSGIHPGSGVGNKRKELSKETLGIPVIAIGVPTVVDAVTITSDTIDFLLKHFGREWKEKDRPSKSLAPASLSFGERKKFTEEDLPDEEKRKTLMGMVGGLSEEEKRRLITEVLTPMGHNLMVTPKEVDGFMIDMAEVIANGLNAALHEKIDVSNFTSYSR encoded by the coding sequence ATGAATAATAAAAGTATACCACAGGTGAGAACTGATTTGGCTGTTGAAGCTAGGGATATGTATGTTGAAAAAGAAAAAAAGCAAAGTAATCAAAGTGAAATAAAAGGTGTAACCATAAAAGAAAGAACACAAGAGGATATTAACATTTCTTATGTAGAGATTGATGAGACTGGGGCAGAAATGATAGGAAAAAAGCCGGGTACGTACGTTACTATTTATGCTGATGGTGTGAAGCGTCAGGATACAGCTAGACAGGAATCTGCTGCAAAGGTGGTTGCAAAAGAACTAGAACAATTAATTAATAAAAATAATATACCCTCTACAGGAAAAGGGCTTATTGTAGGATTAGGAAATTGGAATGTAACTCCCGACGCTCTTGGCCCGATGACGATGGAGAAAGTTCTTGTGACAAGTCATTTATTTGAATTAGAGCATGAGTCGGTTTCAGATGGCTACCGCTCCGTAGCTGCAGTAACACCAGGAGTAATGGGGGTTACCGGAATAGAAACAAGTAACATTATCTTTGGTATTGTAGAAAAGTTTAAACCTGATTTTGTAATTGCAGTAGACGCTCTTGCTTCAAGATCTATTGAACGAGTAAATGAAACGATTCAATTATCTGATTCTGGTATCCATCCAGGTTCAGGAGTTGGAAACAAAAGGAAGGAACTTAGTAAAGAGACACTGGGAATTCCTGTTATTGCTATAGGTGTACCTACTGTCGTGGATGCTGTAACGATCACAAGTGACACGATAGATTTTTTATTAAAACATTTTGGAAGAGAATGGAAAGAAAAAGATCGCCCTTCCAAGTCCTTAGCTCCTGCCAGTCTTTCTTTTGGAGAAAGAAAAAAGTTTACAGAAGAGGACTTACCAGATGAGGAGAAGAGAAAAACGTTAATGGGTATGGTTGGAGGGCTTTCAGAGGAAGAAAAGAGAAGGCTCATTACCGAAGTCCTTACTCCAATGGGACACAATCTGATGGTCACACCGAAGGAAGTAGACGGTTTCATGATTGATATGGCTGAAGTAATTGCTAACGGTCTAAATGCTGCATTGCATGAAAAAATAGATGTAAGTAACTTTACATCTTACTCACGTTAA
- the spoIIP gene encoding stage II sporulation protein P, translating to MLSNSKGKTQINQIYKRSGIYIISILSLFVLIGLLTTAKPAYRLSSQMITEWTSDMDSSIFLYLLGFENRAFQQAYPEDKTIPKPTTALFHIATNIKPDDPRSLLGKELPGFSLFDSRVLIAGEGTNYTNLPIESSPPLEEVLKEREAVLDEESEEEAKDKEDNTKNDDKQTTGDKEVVYIYNSHNRESFLPHLPGVTDPDLAHHKEVNITKVSDRLAASLEAEGIGASVDNTDIMSILNKKGWGYGKSYEASRDVVKEAFATNKDIKFAFDLHRDSIQGDATTKKINGKSYARIMIVIGAEHKNYEKNLALATNLHYKLEDKYPGLSRGVYPKKGPGVNGIYNQDLSENLLVLEMGGVDNHLEELYRSADALAEVFSEFYWDAEKVNSDS from the coding sequence ATGCTTTCAAATAGTAAAGGAAAGACACAAATAAATCAGATTTATAAACGAAGTGGTATATATATTATTAGCATCCTTAGTCTATTTGTTTTGATTGGACTCTTAACAACTGCGAAGCCGGCTTATCGATTATCTTCCCAAATGATTACAGAATGGACAAGCGATATGGACAGTTCTATATTTCTTTATTTATTAGGATTTGAAAACAGAGCATTTCAACAGGCATACCCAGAGGATAAAACTATTCCTAAGCCAACAACTGCTTTGTTTCATATCGCAACAAACATTAAGCCGGATGACCCGCGCAGTTTACTGGGAAAGGAATTGCCAGGCTTCTCTTTATTTGACAGCCGTGTCCTGATTGCAGGGGAAGGAACTAATTATACAAACCTTCCGATAGAATCGTCACCTCCCTTAGAAGAAGTACTAAAAGAGAGGGAAGCTGTATTGGATGAAGAGTCAGAAGAAGAAGCTAAAGATAAAGAGGATAATACGAAGAATGATGACAAGCAAACAACTGGAGATAAAGAGGTCGTTTACATCTATAATTCCCATAACAGGGAATCCTTTCTACCCCATCTTCCTGGAGTCACTGACCCTGATTTAGCACATCATAAGGAAGTGAATATAACAAAGGTTAGTGATCGTCTTGCAGCATCGCTTGAAGCGGAAGGCATAGGGGCAAGTGTGGATAACACAGATATTATGAGTATTCTTAACAAAAAGGGTTGGGGATATGGGAAATCGTATGAAGCATCTAGGGATGTTGTCAAAGAAGCATTTGCTACGAACAAAGATATAAAATTTGCGTTTGACTTGCACAGGGATTCCATTCAGGGAGATGCCACAACGAAAAAGATTAACGGGAAGTCCTATGCCAGAATCATGATTGTCATCGGAGCTGAGCATAAAAATTACGAAAAAAACTTGGCATTAGCAACGAACTTGCATTACAAACTTGAGGACAAATACCCTGGTTTGAGTAGGGGAGTCTATCCAAAAAAAGGGCCTGGGGTAAATGGTATTTATAATCAGGATTTATCCGAAAACTTACTTGTCCTGGAAATGGGCGGGGTTGATAACCATCTAGAAGAGCTTTACCGCTCTGCAGATGCGCTTGCAGAGGTGTTTAGTGAATTCTATTGGGATGCTGAAAAAGTTAATTCTGATTCTTAA
- the lepA gene encoding translation elongation factor 4 codes for MTKRQRNVRNFSIIAHIDHGKSTLADRILENTKAITKREMKEQLLDAMDLERERGITIKLNAVQLQYTSKSGEEFIFHLIDTPGHVDFTYEVSRSLAACEGAILVVDAAQGIEAQTLANVYLALDNDLEIIPVINKIDLPSADPERVKKELEDVIGIDGDEVILASAKSNIGIEDILERITESVPAPAGDPEAPLKALIFDSLYDSYRGVIAYICIKEGSLKLGDKIKMMATGKEFEVNEIGVFSPKPIKKDSLTVGDVGYLTASIKNVGDSRVGDTITHVQKQADTPLPGYRKLNPMVFCGLYPVDSNDYNDLREALERLELNDSSLQYEPETSQALGFGFRCGFLGLLHMEIIQERIEREYKIDLITTAPSVIYEVEQTNEELIEIDNPSVMPDPQQISEIREPFVKATIMVPNDFVGAVMEISQKKRGQFIDMEYLDDIRVNVIYHIPLSEIVYDFFDQLKSQTKGYASFDYELIGYRVSNLVKMDILLNGETIDALSFIVHRDFAYERGKQIVDKLKELIPRQQFEVPVQAAIGNKIVARSTIKAMRKNVLAKCYGGDISRKRKLLEKQKEGKKRMKMVGSVEVPQEAFMAVLEMNDD; via the coding sequence ATGACAAAAAGACAAAGAAACGTGCGTAATTTCTCAATTATCGCCCATATTGACCATGGTAAATCCACATTGGCTGATCGGATATTGGAAAATACAAAAGCGATAACAAAACGGGAAATGAAAGAACAATTATTGGACGCGATGGACCTTGAGAGAGAACGTGGTATAACTATAAAATTAAACGCGGTTCAACTTCAATATACAAGCAAGAGTGGCGAAGAGTTTATATTTCATTTAATTGATACTCCGGGCCATGTTGATTTTACATATGAAGTTTCTCGCAGTCTTGCTGCCTGTGAGGGTGCGATCCTCGTTGTAGATGCAGCCCAGGGAATTGAAGCTCAGACTTTGGCCAATGTGTATCTTGCCTTAGATAATGATTTAGAAATAATACCTGTTATAAACAAAATTGATCTGCCAAGCGCAGATCCAGAAAGAGTAAAGAAAGAACTTGAAGACGTCATTGGGATTGATGGAGATGAAGTAATATTAGCATCTGCAAAGTCAAACATCGGGATTGAAGATATATTAGAACGAATTACTGAATCGGTACCTGCCCCGGCTGGTGACCCGGAAGCTCCATTAAAAGCCCTTATTTTTGACTCGCTTTACGATTCTTATCGTGGAGTCATAGCCTATATTTGTATTAAAGAGGGTTCTTTAAAATTAGGCGATAAAATCAAAATGATGGCTACAGGCAAGGAGTTTGAGGTAAATGAAATTGGTGTGTTCAGTCCTAAGCCTATTAAAAAAGATAGTTTAACAGTGGGAGATGTAGGTTATTTAACTGCCTCCATCAAAAATGTGGGAGATTCCCGTGTTGGAGACACCATAACACATGTGCAGAAACAGGCGGATACACCTTTACCAGGTTACAGAAAGCTAAACCCTATGGTATTTTGCGGTCTATATCCTGTAGATTCTAATGATTATAATGATTTGCGAGAAGCGCTCGAACGTTTGGAGCTTAATGACTCTTCCCTCCAATATGAACCAGAAACATCCCAAGCGCTAGGCTTCGGGTTTCGTTGCGGCTTTTTAGGGTTATTACACATGGAAATAATCCAAGAGAGAATTGAGCGAGAATATAAAATTGATTTAATTACCACAGCTCCAAGTGTAATATATGAGGTGGAGCAGACAAATGAAGAACTTATTGAAATTGATAACCCTTCTGTAATGCCGGATCCTCAACAAATTAGTGAAATAAGAGAGCCCTTTGTGAAGGCAACTATTATGGTTCCAAATGATTTCGTTGGCGCTGTGATGGAAATTTCCCAAAAGAAGCGGGGACAATTCATTGATATGGAATATCTGGATGATATTCGGGTAAATGTTATTTACCATATTCCTTTATCTGAGATTGTTTATGATTTCTTTGATCAATTAAAATCACAAACAAAGGGGTATGCTTCCTTTGACTATGAATTGATTGGATATAGGGTATCTAACCTTGTTAAAATGGATATTCTCTTAAATGGGGAAACCATTGATGCGTTGTCCTTCATCGTACACCGGGACTTTGCATATGAACGAGGAAAGCAAATTGTCGATAAGTTAAAAGAGCTAATTCCAAGACAGCAATTTGAAGTTCCTGTTCAAGCTGCCATCGGTAACAAAATCGTGGCGAGAAGCACCATCAAGGCAATGCGAAAAAATGTACTTGCAAAATGTTATGGTGGAGATATTTCCCGTAAACGTAAATTACTTGAAAAACAAAAAGAAGGTAAAAAGCGTATGAAGATGGTGGGCTCTGTGGAAGTGCCACAAGAAGCATTTATGGCTGTATTGGAAATGAATGATGATTAA